The DNA region TATTAAAAAAGCATTTCCCGATATTTCGGGAAATGCTTTGTTTTCTTGGCATACTTTCTGGCCTGAACATTAAATAGGGATTTTCTAACTTTTATTTGAAAGGGATTATTGCTGTTATTTAATTACACTTATATTATGCTTTTTTAGACTTAAAAATACCTTAGAAATCCCTTATAAATTACTTAAAAATCTATTTTAGTCAATATCTTTTGTTCAAGTAATTTAGTCTGAGTTTCGATAGTTTCAACTTCTTTTTTTAATCTTTGAACATATTCTTCGTCTTTTATAGAACCAAGATTTATTTTTACATTATATAGAGCACCTAATATGCCTGTTCTTGCCATCATTGCAGCAACAGCACCATCTGTAATAGCATTTTTATTTCCTTTTTCAACTACTACTTCGGCTAATTGCATAATTTCAAAAGAGATTTTTGCTATGTTTAAAGGTACTTCAGCAGCTTTTTTAGTTGCATTTTGAATTAAAGTAGTTCTTTTAGATTTTTCTTCATCAGTCTCTTTTGGAGCTTTAAAAGCATTCATAACTTCATTAAAAGCTTGTGAATCTTTATCTATATAATCTAAGAGAATATTTCTTAAATTTTCAGATTTTTCAAAAATTTCTTTCATGGTAGCTTCTTGATCTATATATTTCTTTTTTCCTATAGTTAAACTGGCTACCATTTTTGAAAGAGAAGCGGCAATTGCAGAAGCCGCTGCTGATACACTTCCCCCACCAGGTACTGGATCAGAAGAAGCTATTTTTTCTGTAAATTCATTTAAAGTCATATCTTTAAACATATTTTAAATTTCCCCCTTTTGAAATACAATTTTTCCATTTTTAATAACTGTTTCAACTATATTTACACCAAAATTATAAGTTAAAAATTCATATGAAGGATATTTTAAAATTACAAAATCAGCTTTTTTACCAGGATCTATACTACCTATTATATTAGCTCTATCAAGAGCGGCTGCACCATTTATTGTTAAAGCAGTTATTGTTTCTTCTGGAGTCATTTTCATATATATTGAAGATATAGCTATCATTAAAGGTATTGAATTTGAAAAACATGAACCAGGATTTAAATCTGTTGCAAGTGCAACAGCACAGTTATTATCTATCATATATCTTGCTCTTGCATAATTTTCCTTTAAACTGAAAGCTGTTAAAGGCAATAAAGTTGCAATAACATTATTTTTAGCCATTTTTTTAATATCTTCGTCGCTGGCATTCAAAAGATGATCAGCTGAAATTGCATTTATATCTGCAGCCAATCCAGCTCCACCGAGTGGATAGATTTCATCAGCATGGATTTTTGGCTTTAAATTATATTTTCTGCCAGCTTTTAACATTTTTTCTGATTGTTTTAAATCAAATACATTTTTTTCACAAAAAATATCACAAAATTCTGCGAGATTTCTTTTAGAAATTTCAGGGAGTACTTCATCTATCAAGAAATCAATGAATTCATTTTCACGATTTTTATATTCAGATGGTACGGCATGAGCACCTAAAAAAGTACTTACAATGTCTATAGGGTGTGTGGAGTTTAGATCTTTCATGACCTCTAATTGTTTTATTTCTGTTTCATGATCAAGACCATAACCACTTTTTCCTTCCACTGTTGTTATACCAAATTCAAGCATTTCATCCAATCTTTTTTTACCCATTTCATATAATTCTTCTTTAGAGGCATTTTTAGTTGCATTTACACTTCTTATTATTCCTCCGCCTTTTTCCATTATTTCCATATAAGATTTACCACGTAGCCTCATTCCAAATTCATCTTCACGATATCCTCCGAATATAAAATGAGTATGAGAATCTACGAAACCTGGGAGCATAGTTTTTCCCGTTAAATCCATAACTATATATTCTGATACATCTATATGAGATAATATGTCTTTTGTTTTTCCAACTTTTTCTATTATTCCATTTTTTATTATTACACAACCATCGTTTATTATGTTTAAATCATTCATGGATTTTCCTTTTTTTGCTTCAAATCCAGAACAAGTAACCAATTGAGTTATATTTTTTATTATTAAATTATTTTTCAATTTTCGAATCACTCCATAATTCTTGTTTCGAGTATTTGTTCAGGTTTAAATTCTTCAAGACCTAAATAATATTCAGCACTTTCTATTAAAGCCATCATAGGGACAAGGCCAACTATTTCGCTTCCTATTACATTAACTCCCCATCTTTTAGCTTCAAATTTTACTGTTTCAAATACTCTATACAAAGAAGTTTTTGTATAATCTGTCATATTTATAGAAACTTGAGAAATATTTCTGTCTTTTAATTCAACTCCCATAGCTTTTACAAACCTATAACCGCCACTTAAATGTCTTATATTTTTTGCAATTTTATTAGCTATATCAACATTTGAAGTATCGAGATTTATATTATATGCAACTAAAGGAGCTCTTGCACCTATAGCACAAACACCTGCCGTTGGATGAGGAGCATTGTTTCCAAAATCAGGATGCCAATCTTCTTCCTGCATTTTTTCAAACATACCTTCATATTCACCTTTTCTTATTTTTGCAAGATTTTTTCTTTTTGAAGAAGATGCT from Oceanotoga teriensis includes:
- the hutI gene encoding imidazolonepropionase, which translates into the protein MKNNLIIKNITQLVTCSGFEAKKGKSMNDLNIINDGCVIIKNGIIEKVGKTKDILSHIDVSEYIVMDLTGKTMLPGFVDSHTHFIFGGYREDEFGMRLRGKSYMEIMEKGGGIIRSVNATKNASKEELYEMGKKRLDEMLEFGITTVEGKSGYGLDHETEIKQLEVMKDLNSTHPIDIVSTFLGAHAVPSEYKNRENEFIDFLIDEVLPEISKRNLAEFCDIFCEKNVFDLKQSEKMLKAGRKYNLKPKIHADEIYPLGGAGLAADINAISADHLLNASDEDIKKMAKNNVIATLLPLTAFSLKENYARARYMIDNNCAVALATDLNPGSCFSNSIPLMIAISSIYMKMTPEETITALTINGAAALDRANIIGSIDPGKKADFVILKYPSYEFLTYNFGVNIVETVIKNGKIVFQKGEI
- the ftcD gene encoding glutamate formimidoyltransferase; translation: MAFSKIIECVPNFSEGRNINVIEKIVENFRAKDGVKLLDYSWDEDHNRCVVTVVGEPTPLKDAVVAAIGTAIKEINMNEHKGQHPRMGAVDVVPFIPIKNSTVEECVSLSKDVAKEIWEKYEMPSFLYENSASSSKRKNLAKIRKGEYEGMFEKMQEEDWHPDFGNNAPHPTAGVCAIGARAPLVAYNINLDTSNVDIANKIAKNIRHLSGGYRFVKAMGVELKDRNISQVSINMTDYTKTSLYRVFETVKFEAKRWGVNVIGSEIVGLVPMMALIESAEYYLGLEEFKPEQILETRIME
- a CDS encoding cyclodeaminase/cyclohydrolase family protein; translation: MFKDMTLNEFTEKIASSDPVPGGGSVSAAASAIAASLSKMVASLTIGKKKYIDQEATMKEIFEKSENLRNILLDYIDKDSQAFNEVMNAFKAPKETDEEKSKRTTLIQNATKKAAEVPLNIAKISFEIMQLAEVVVEKGNKNAITDGAVAAMMARTGILGALYNVKINLGSIKDEEYVQRLKKEVETIETQTKLLEQKILTKIDF